The Lichenihabitans psoromatis genome contains a region encoding:
- a CDS encoding sugar ABC transporter ATP-binding protein: protein MQTATVQPKHDGASPGASPLFVLSKLDKRFGATHALKGVDLAFEAGEIHAIVGENGAGKSTLIKILTGVHQRTSGDVMWEGVPVALASPYEAIALGINAVHQEVVLCPHLSVAANLFLGDETTRFGLLRHTAMVRAAEKILAEIGFALPAAAPLSSLTIGQQQLVATARAATRGTKFLIFDEPTGYLTRQEAAQLFALIRRLKAQGVTIVYISHRLEEVFELADRVSILRDGALVSTQRVADTNEQSLIRGMINRSVEQIHYKETVPFGPEILRTEHLSGKGFEDISLSVRQGEIVGLYGLIGAGRSEFVQSLFGRSPATSGQIVWLGEPVSIRKETDAIKRGIALVPESRRDQGLCLNLGVGLNVNLPIFDRLTNGITLNPKAERTHADRQIKAMQIKTGSRNAAASSLSGGNQQKIVVGKWLNHGAKLFIFDEPTVGVDVGTKVEIYKILARLLHEGAGIILISSYLPEVYDLSDTLHVFRRGKLVASHDGTKADPEIILTEAIGV from the coding sequence ATGCAGACCGCAACCGTCCAACCGAAACACGATGGCGCTTCTCCGGGAGCGTCACCCCTCTTCGTTCTCTCGAAGCTCGACAAGAGGTTCGGCGCCACCCATGCGCTGAAGGGCGTCGATCTCGCTTTCGAGGCCGGCGAAATTCACGCCATCGTGGGCGAGAATGGCGCCGGGAAATCGACGCTCATCAAGATCCTCACGGGCGTCCACCAACGCACCAGCGGCGATGTGATGTGGGAAGGTGTTCCGGTCGCGCTGGCGAGCCCCTATGAAGCGATCGCGCTCGGCATCAATGCGGTTCACCAGGAGGTGGTGCTCTGCCCTCATCTCAGTGTCGCGGCCAATCTGTTCCTCGGCGACGAGACGACACGCTTCGGCCTGTTGCGCCACACGGCCATGGTGCGCGCGGCTGAAAAGATCCTGGCCGAAATCGGCTTTGCCTTGCCGGCGGCTGCACCTCTGTCAAGTTTGACGATCGGGCAGCAGCAACTCGTCGCAACCGCGCGAGCGGCAACGCGCGGGACTAAATTCCTCATCTTCGACGAGCCGACCGGCTATCTGACCCGGCAGGAAGCGGCCCAGCTTTTCGCGTTGATCCGCCGCCTCAAGGCGCAGGGCGTCACGATCGTCTACATCAGTCATCGCCTCGAGGAAGTCTTCGAACTCGCCGATCGCGTGTCGATCTTGCGCGATGGTGCCCTGGTCTCGACCCAGCGCGTGGCCGACACCAACGAGCAGAGCCTGATCCGAGGGATGATCAACCGCTCCGTCGAGCAGATCCATTACAAGGAGACGGTGCCGTTCGGCCCCGAAATCCTCCGGACCGAGCACCTCAGCGGTAAAGGCTTCGAGGATATCTCGCTGAGCGTGCGGCAAGGCGAGATCGTCGGCCTCTATGGGCTGATCGGCGCCGGACGCAGCGAGTTCGTGCAAAGCCTGTTCGGTCGTTCGCCGGCGACCTCAGGGCAAATCGTTTGGTTGGGCGAGCCCGTCTCGATCCGCAAGGAAACGGATGCGATCAAACGGGGCATCGCGCTGGTGCCGGAAAGCCGTCGCGACCAGGGGCTCTGCCTCAATCTCGGCGTTGGGCTCAACGTCAATCTGCCGATCTTCGATCGACTGACGAATGGCATCACGCTCAATCCAAAAGCCGAACGCACCCATGCCGATCGCCAGATCAAGGCGATGCAGATCAAGACCGGATCACGCAACGCCGCCGCCTCGAGCCTGTCGGGCGGCAACCAACAAAAGATCGTGGTTGGCAAATGGCTGAACCACGGGGCCAAACTCTTCATCTTTGACGAGCCGACCGTGGGGGTCGACGTTGGCACAAAGGTCGAAATCTACAAGATCCTGGCCCGGCTTCTCCATGAAGGGGCCGGCATCATCCTGATCTCGTCCTACCTGCCGGAAGTCTATGACCTCAGCGACACGCTGCATGTGTTTCGGCGCGGCAAGCTCGTCGCAAGCCACGATGGCACCAAAGCCGACCCCGAAATCATCCTGACCGAAGCGATCGGGGTGTGA
- a CDS encoding DUF4112 domain-containing protein: protein MNAYSQQAYGGHADPTQARLANLRRIAWLIDGAFRLPFTRFRFGLNSMIGLTPAAGDAVLAVISLYIVNEARRLGVPNAKLLVMLRNVGIEAVVGVVPIVGDLFDMAFKANLRNLAIIEDHIGVSLRRR, encoded by the coding sequence ATGAATGCATATTCGCAGCAGGCCTATGGCGGCCATGCCGACCCGACGCAGGCGCGTCTGGCAAACCTGCGCCGGATCGCGTGGCTGATCGACGGCGCCTTCAGGCTGCCGTTCACACGATTCCGCTTCGGCCTGAACAGCATGATTGGATTGACGCCCGCCGCCGGCGATGCCGTGCTGGCCGTGATCTCGCTCTATATCGTGAACGAGGCACGCCGGCTGGGCGTGCCCAACGCCAAGCTGCTGGTCATGCTGAGGAACGTGGGAATCGAGGCCGTCGTCGGCGTCGTCCCGATCGTCGGCGATCTCTTCGATATGGCCTTCAAGGCCAATCTCCGGAACCTCGCCATTATCGAGGATCATATCGGCGTGTCGCTTCGCCGCCGCTGA
- a CDS encoding ABC transporter substrate-binding protein has protein sequence MKNALLAALMLSVAGLSAPAYAADVTIPIIVKDTTSNYWQIVLAGARKAGKDLGVKVPELGAQSEADIDGQISILENAVSGKPAAIVISPTQFAALGKPIDEAAKSVKIIGIDSAADSKSFSSFLTTDNTQGGRVAADAMAEGIKAKTGKAEGDVALITSLPGVGSLDQRAAGFKEELAAKYPGLKLVADKVADGQATTGLNIMTDLITASPNLKGVFASNLIMGQGAGQAIAENRLGDKMTLVAFDSDDKLVKLLTDGSIYALIVQDPYRMGYDGVKTALAVSKGEKVPVTVDTGVNAITKAGMNSPRSQELLNPKLN, from the coding sequence ATGAAGAACGCGCTTTTAGCCGCCTTGATGCTGTCGGTCGCAGGACTTTCGGCCCCCGCCTATGCGGCCGACGTGACCATACCGATCATCGTCAAAGACACCACATCCAACTATTGGCAGATCGTTCTGGCCGGCGCGCGCAAAGCGGGCAAAGACCTTGGCGTCAAGGTTCCGGAACTCGGTGCACAATCCGAAGCCGATATCGATGGCCAGATCTCGATCCTCGAAAATGCCGTCTCGGGCAAACCTGCCGCGATCGTGATCTCGCCGACGCAATTCGCGGCGCTGGGCAAGCCGATCGATGAAGCCGCTAAATCAGTGAAGATCATCGGCATCGACTCGGCCGCTGACTCGAAGTCTTTCTCGTCCTTCCTGACAACCGACAACACCCAGGGCGGGCGAGTGGCCGCTGACGCAATGGCGGAAGGCATCAAAGCCAAGACCGGCAAGGCGGAAGGCGATGTTGCCCTCATCACATCTCTGCCCGGCGTCGGCTCGCTCGATCAGCGCGCAGCGGGCTTCAAGGAAGAACTCGCGGCCAAATACCCCGGCCTTAAGCTGGTGGCCGACAAAGTCGCCGATGGCCAGGCCACGACCGGCCTCAACATCATGACCGACCTGATCACGGCAAGCCCGAACCTCAAGGGTGTGTTTGCGTCCAACCTTATCATGGGCCAGGGCGCGGGACAGGCGATCGCAGAGAACAGGCTCGGCGACAAGATGACCCTGGTGGCGTTCGACTCGGACGACAAGCTCGTCAAGTTGCTCACCGACGGCTCGATCTATGCCCTGATTGTCCAAGACCCCTATCGCATGGGCTACGACGGCGTGAAGACGGCGCTCGCCGTGTCCAAGGGCGAAAAGGTCCCGGTGACGGTCGATACGGGTGTCAATGCCATCACCAAGGCCGGGATGAACTCGCCCCGCTCGCAGGAACTGCTGAACCCCAAGCTGAACTGA
- a CDS encoding BA14K family protein: MRAFLSVGVIGSMLAMTAAGPASAFTIDTSPKLASAGTSNVEQVQFRRHGGGGFHRGGGFRGGRHYGGGYRGGRGYGGGAAIGAGIAGLAAGALIGGAIANSQPAYGYGGYGDGGYYGAPAPVYVDPGYAQAPVYADQGGDTEQYCMQRFKSYDPSSGTYLGYDGQRHPCP; encoded by the coding sequence ATGCGTGCGTTTCTGAGTGTTGGCGTGATTGGTTCGATGTTGGCGATGACGGCGGCCGGACCGGCCTCAGCCTTCACAATCGACACGTCGCCGAAGTTGGCGTCCGCAGGCACGTCGAACGTGGAGCAGGTCCAGTTTCGTCGGCATGGCGGCGGTGGGTTTCATCGGGGCGGCGGTTTTCGCGGTGGACGGCACTATGGTGGCGGCTATCGCGGCGGACGGGGTTACGGCGGCGGCGCCGCGATCGGGGCGGGTATCGCGGGTCTTGCGGCCGGCGCACTGATCGGGGGCGCAATTGCCAATTCCCAGCCGGCTTACGGTTACGGCGGCTATGGCGACGGCGGCTATTATGGCGCTCCCGCTCCGGTCTATGTCGATCCGGGTTACGCGCAAGCACCCGTATATGCCGACCAGGGCGGTGATACGGAGCAATATTGCATGCAGCGTTTCAAGTCCTACGACCCGTCCAGCGGCACCTACCTTGGCTACGATGGGCAGAGGCACCCCTGCCCCTGA
- a CDS encoding L,D-transpeptidase family protein — MTSLRVVPKAGHPSEAWLLAASLALPCMLGPSGMTRQKREGDGGTPIGVFAMLGGFFRSDRASRPQTAQSMQALRVTDGWCDDTTSSRYNRAVQLPVAGSHERMWREDRLYDLGVVIDYNMNPTRKGLGSAIFMHVMSPGGTPTAGCVALRPDDLRRLLPRLAPGCRLQIG, encoded by the coding sequence TTGACGTCGTTACGCGTCGTCCCGAAGGCCGGCCATCCGTCGGAGGCTTGGCTTTTAGCGGCGTCGCTCGCCCTCCCCTGCATGCTCGGACCGTCCGGCATGACACGGCAAAAGCGCGAAGGAGATGGCGGCACGCCGATCGGCGTCTTCGCGATGCTGGGCGGTTTTTTCCGATCCGACAGAGCATCGCGGCCGCAGACGGCTCAGAGCATGCAAGCCTTGCGCGTGACCGACGGCTGGTGTGACGATACGACCTCGAGCCGATACAACCGCGCTGTGCAGCTGCCGGTCGCCGGGAGTCACGAACGCATGTGGCGCGAGGATCGCCTCTACGATCTCGGCGTAGTGATCGACTATAATATGAACCCGACCCGAAAGGGTCTTGGCAGCGCGATCTTCATGCACGTGATGTCGCCGGGCGGGACGCCAACGGCCGGTTGTGTGGCCTTGCGCCCGGACGATCTCCGACGGCTTCTGCCACGGCTCGCCCCTGGCTGCAGATTGCAGATCGGCTAG
- a CDS encoding response regulator transcription factor: MSQARKILIVDDDDDLRELLVEQFSLHDEFSPCEAATAERALAFTEADSPDVVVMDVGLPDMDGRDVVRIMRSNGFKGPIILITGYATDDDAVLGLDSGANDYVNKPFRFAVLLARVRAHLRQHEGSHDALFQIGTYTFSPSAKNLVNEGGDRMRLTEKETAILRYLYRAREQVVDRDTLLREVWGYNAAVTTHTLETHIYRLRQKIEIDPAHAQLLVTEAGGYRLIP, translated from the coding sequence ATGTCTCAGGCTCGAAAGATCCTGATTGTCGACGACGACGATGATCTCCGTGAATTGTTGGTCGAGCAATTCTCCCTTCACGATGAATTCAGCCCGTGCGAAGCTGCGACCGCTGAGCGCGCCCTGGCGTTCACCGAAGCGGATTCGCCCGACGTCGTCGTCATGGACGTCGGCTTGCCCGACATGGACGGACGCGATGTCGTCCGCATCATGCGGTCGAATGGGTTCAAAGGACCGATCATCCTGATCACCGGCTATGCGACCGACGACGATGCGGTTCTCGGCCTCGATTCGGGCGCCAACGACTATGTCAACAAGCCGTTCCGCTTCGCGGTGCTGCTGGCACGGGTGCGGGCGCATCTACGTCAACACGAGGGCAGCCATGATGCTCTCTTCCAAATCGGCACGTATACATTCAGCCCCAGCGCCAAAAACCTCGTCAACGAGGGGGGCGACCGGATGCGGCTCACCGAGAAGGAAACAGCGATCCTTCGCTATCTGTACCGCGCCCGCGAGCAGGTGGTGGACCGCGATACGCTGCTGCGTGAGGTATGGGGCTATAACGCGGCCGTGACGACCCATACGCTCGAAACCCATATCTATCGGCTTCGGCAGAAAATCGAGATCGATCCCGCCCACGCGCAATTGCTCGTCACCGAAGCGGGGGGCTACCGGCTGATCCCCTGA
- a CDS encoding ABC transporter permease: MTVVVPRPSRLGLILSLTLVGLLIAMWIALSLSTPSFLTENNLTNLMRQGAMIAIIAVGQTFVIITSGIDLSVGAVVGFSSVIVAWLMTHGFTILPAILLTLCVGAAIGAFHGFGITTLGLPPFIMTLATLTALRGIGLLITNGATISGLPDAFTNFSRGAFLGIPLLFWMVVVVATPAYVLLQHSRWGRYLYAIGSNREAARLSGVNVRAMIYLAYMISATLAAFVGVLLAARIGIGNATQGQGWELQAIASSVIGGTSLFGAVGSVQGPLLGSFILTTINNGANLLNVNRFWQDVITGGLIIVIVYFDQLRSRKR, translated from the coding sequence ATGACGGTCGTGGTTCCCCGCCCGTCCCGGTTGGGGCTGATCCTTAGCCTGACGCTCGTCGGGTTGCTGATCGCGATGTGGATCGCGCTTAGCCTCTCGACGCCGAGCTTCCTGACCGAGAACAACCTGACCAACCTCATGCGTCAGGGTGCCATGATCGCGATTATCGCGGTCGGCCAGACTTTCGTGATCATCACGTCCGGTATCGACCTGTCGGTCGGGGCGGTGGTGGGCTTCTCCAGCGTGATCGTAGCTTGGTTGATGACGCATGGCTTTACGATCCTGCCGGCGATCCTCCTGACGCTCTGCGTCGGCGCGGCGATCGGGGCTTTTCACGGGTTCGGCATCACGACGCTGGGGCTGCCGCCGTTCATCATGACGCTTGCGACCCTGACGGCCTTGCGCGGAATCGGTTTGTTGATCACCAACGGGGCCACGATCTCGGGCCTGCCGGACGCGTTCACCAACTTTTCGCGCGGCGCCTTCCTCGGCATCCCGCTCCTCTTCTGGATGGTCGTTGTGGTCGCCACCCCGGCTTATGTGCTGTTGCAGCACAGTCGGTGGGGTCGCTACCTCTACGCAATCGGCTCGAACCGAGAGGCCGCGCGCCTCTCAGGCGTGAACGTCCGCGCGATGATCTATCTCGCCTATATGATTTCGGCGACGTTGGCGGCCTTTGTCGGCGTGCTGCTCGCGGCACGCATCGGCATCGGCAACGCGACCCAGGGTCAGGGCTGGGAACTGCAGGCGATCGCCTCGTCGGTAATCGGCGGGACGAGCTTGTTCGGCGCCGTCGGCAGCGTCCAGGGGCCGCTGCTCGGCTCGTTCATCCTCACGACGATCAACAATGGAGCCAACCTGCTCAACGTCAATCGCTTCTGGCAGGACGTGATCACTGGAGGCCTGATCATCGTGATCGTCTATTTCGATCAGCTCCGCAGCCGTAAACGCTAG